From the Neorhodopirellula lusitana genome, one window contains:
- a CDS encoding dockerin type I domain-containing protein, translating into MNNRHKLRFQRLDERRLAAADFYGPLAPDDFLQMAPAFGSLTAFTTNEVNVADSGQNDAAIGELYGPINPSAEPASLLAQAEATQAWLSDVAEATRDSGALFFGAHWCNNCHAQKAAFGAAADLLPYIEATGPDGMPNEIGIARGITIYPTWRFPGEFSAVRDDYVAASHQAGYLADVSDVIQQPTYFELHGTLEPSQIAALVGYQEISTSRSGYQVGEGEQVSSGRNPKNSFDVDASGFITSLDALKVINHLNEFGDGAPVDGSVSTNGSFVDVTGDGTVTALDALQVINQLNRQDVSPPYLMTAPTGTITSLGDQTLSWTRAPIGGGETYEVSLSTQASCESADFVATRSQVDGLETPFFTEVTTDGDYFICVTAVGFNESRLPVNNQGAPIRLELERFHTVFFSKTTLAIPEGPLYEETPSNLRFFDLKCSEFASSAGLISDWDGTSIVYKAIMSDDFSDAKTRINVQGPVFNVPGNLIAEDADDLWDGSLNFSIFRDEYGVLDFNRPNSVHSGTNFDGSSAIGKNCQNWTTGNPQVGGIIGGAGRIDRNWIDSGNRACDGQKALYCISMSSIR; encoded by the coding sequence ATGAATAATCGCCACAAACTCCGCTTTCAGCGTCTCGATGAGCGCCGCCTGGCAGCCGCGGACTTTTATGGACCACTGGCGCCGGACGACTTCCTCCAGATGGCTCCCGCTTTCGGAAGCTTGACGGCGTTCACGACTAATGAAGTGAACGTTGCTGACTCAGGCCAAAACGATGCCGCGATTGGCGAGTTGTACGGTCCCATCAATCCATCCGCAGAGCCTGCGTCGTTGTTGGCGCAGGCTGAGGCAACTCAAGCGTGGTTGAGCGACGTTGCCGAAGCCACTCGAGATTCGGGTGCTCTATTCTTTGGTGCCCATTGGTGCAACAACTGCCACGCACAGAAAGCTGCTTTCGGGGCGGCTGCCGATCTGTTGCCCTATATCGAGGCGACGGGGCCCGATGGAATGCCAAACGAAATCGGCATTGCTCGGGGGATTACCATCTATCCTACGTGGCGATTTCCTGGCGAGTTTTCAGCCGTGCGGGATGACTACGTGGCCGCCTCACACCAAGCTGGATATTTGGCAGATGTGAGCGACGTGATTCAGCAACCGACCTATTTCGAGCTACACGGCACTCTGGAGCCTTCACAAATTGCGGCTCTTGTCGGCTATCAAGAGATCAGTACATCGCGTTCCGGTTACCAGGTCGGTGAAGGCGAGCAGGTTAGTTCAGGTCGCAACCCCAAAAACTCATTCGACGTCGACGCCAGTGGTTTCATCACATCTCTCGATGCCCTGAAAGTGATTAATCACCTCAACGAGTTTGGTGATGGGGCTCCCGTAGACGGCTCGGTTTCTACCAATGGAAGCTTTGTCGATGTGACCGGAGACGGGACGGTAACAGCCCTCGATGCCCTCCAGGTCATTAACCAACTCAATCGCCAAGATGTGTCGCCCCCTTACCTAATGACAGCTCCCACAGGCACCATCACCAGCCTAGGGGACCAGACCCTATCTTGGACAAGAGCTCCTATCGGCGGTGGCGAAACCTACGAGGTCTCCCTCTCCACCCAAGCAAGCTGTGAGTCCGCAGACTTTGTCGCCACTCGCAGCCAAGTGGATGGCCTCGAAACACCCTTTTTCACTGAAGTCACCACCGACGGAGACTACTTTATCTGTGTCACTGCTGTCGGTTTTAATGAGAGCCGTCTTCCTGTGAACAACCAAGGAGCTCCTATTCGTTTGGAGCTTGAGAGGTTTCATACGGTGTTTTTTAGCAAGACCACCTTAGCTATTCCCGAAGGTCCTTTATATGAAGAGACCCCCAGCAACCTGAGATTCTTTGATCTTAAGTGCAGTGAGTTTGCCAGCAGTGCTGGTCTTATCTCAGATTGGGATGGGACATCAATCGTTTACAAAGCGATTATGTCGGATGATTTTTCGGATGCGAAGACGAGGATCAATGTGCAGGGGCCTGTCTTTAACGTGCCGGGGAATCTTATCGCCGAGGATGCCGACGATTTATGGGATGGTAGTCTTAATTTCTCCATTTTTCGAGATGAATATGGAGTCCTTGACTTTAATCGACCAAATTCCGTTCATTCTGGCACCAATTTTGATGGATCCTCGGCAATAGGCAAAAATTGTCAGAACTGGACCACAGGCAACCCTCAGGTGGGGGGGATCATTGGAGGAGCTGGACGCATTGATAGGAATTGGATCGATTCCGGCAATAGGGCTTGCGATGGACAGAAAGCACTCTATTGTATCAGTATGTCATCGATTCGATAG
- a CDS encoding SHD1 domain-containing protein: protein MRLVFLCTVAIIANSLISYSTIAETWVDESGRFRVEAEFFGYDLEGGKLVLKKNDGNLVRVPIEKLSNESKSEAKRLWLADMPEPVSSWDGTTISVGDNPTIEQTLAAITELSKTADPGGVWELMPASFRRDADEVASLFAKSVDDQTWNHAVEVIEKLHRLVGEKSEFIINSSFQTSSKEKPAIAEVLKSVTPLIREVLDSDLCDQDAMKSFDGNRFFQSQYPQIKRRVLEALRVYEETGTHSFRQADRKFFYTLISVEGDTATVKMSALQEDKEQTFRRIDDRWLPADLIDQWPDQTAKARTILESLQTPEGKQSIAKVRQFIAMASGMLDPLLNANTQAEFDQASSSLVAMVPMVMGAIKSK, encoded by the coding sequence ATGAGACTGGTTTTTCTTTGTACGGTCGCGATCATTGCAAATAGCCTCATCAGCTATTCCACCATTGCCGAAACCTGGGTCGACGAGTCGGGGCGTTTTCGGGTTGAAGCCGAGTTCTTTGGCTATGACCTGGAAGGGGGGAAGCTCGTCCTGAAAAAAAACGACGGCAACCTCGTGCGGGTTCCCATTGAGAAGCTAAGCAATGAAAGCAAGTCAGAGGCCAAGCGGTTGTGGTTGGCTGACATGCCGGAGCCAGTCTCCAGTTGGGACGGCACCACGATCTCAGTCGGGGATAACCCCACGATCGAGCAAACGCTCGCAGCGATAACCGAACTCAGCAAAACCGCTGATCCAGGTGGCGTGTGGGAGTTGATGCCCGCCTCGTTCCGACGCGATGCCGACGAAGTCGCGAGCCTGTTCGCAAAGTCGGTTGACGATCAAACATGGAATCATGCAGTTGAGGTGATTGAAAAGCTTCATCGACTCGTTGGCGAAAAAAGCGAATTCATCATCAACAGCAGTTTCCAGACAAGCTCAAAAGAGAAACCGGCTATTGCGGAAGTTTTAAAGTCGGTCACGCCGTTGATCCGAGAGGTGCTCGACAGCGACCTGTGTGATCAAGATGCGATGAAAAGTTTCGATGGGAATCGTTTCTTCCAATCGCAATACCCGCAAATAAAACGGCGAGTGCTGGAGGCCCTACGTGTCTACGAAGAAACGGGAACGCATTCATTTCGGCAAGCCGACCGGAAGTTTTTCTATACCCTCATCTCTGTCGAGGGTGATACTGCGACAGTCAAAATGTCTGCCCTGCAAGAAGACAAAGAACAAACATTTCGCCGCATCGACGATCGCTGGTTGCCAGCGGACTTGATCGATCAATGGCCCGATCAAACCGCTAAGGCACGAACGATACTGGAGTCGTTGCAGACCCCCGAGGGGAAGCAGTCGATCGCCAAAGTTCGTCAATTCATCGCAATGGCCTCCGGAATGCTTGATCCATTGTTGAACGCGAACACGCAAGCCGAGTTCGACCAAGCCTCCTCTAGTCTGGTCGCAATGGTGCCCATGGTCATGGGGGCGATCAAGTCAAAATGA